Within the Zea mays cultivar B73 chromosome 10, Zm-B73-REFERENCE-NAM-5.0, whole genome shotgun sequence genome, the region ACACACATCGCAAGTGTCCTCATCCACAATTTTTTTCAGCAGCAGATTTTCTTTGGACTGAATTTTCCCCTGGGTGAGTAGCCAAGCGAAGAATTGGGCTCTCGGTGGCGctttattgctccaaatgaaggcTGCAGCAGGGTTCGTCACCCTATCTTGCTTTTTGAGGAAATCATAGAGCTTGGATGTTTGGAATTTTCCACTCTGAGAGACAAACGAACAGACGCGAGTGTCTTGCTGTTGACTGAGGGCAGAATCATTGATGATGTCCTGGACTTGATGGAGTTCCATCTGTGCCTGATCTGAAAGTCTAGGGACTAGAGATAGTCCATTTGTGACAATGTCGTGGACACTTGATTGCTTGGCCAAACAGTGAGAGTAGAGCGCTGGTAGGCGTGTTGCCAGATCATCTTCCCCACACCAAGCGTCATGCCAGAAGTTTGTGTTATGGCCATTTCCGACTACGGAAGTAGTGATGGCCTGGTAGATGGGTAGCACCGCGCGCAGGTTGTTCCAGTGCATCCCGTGCACATCACCCTCCAAGGTAGCCACGTTGCAGTTTGCTCTTGCCCAAGCCGCCCAAGAGGAGTTAGGAGCTGAATGAAACCTATGAATTAGCTTGACAAGGAGGCATCTGTTGtgcagtctgaggtctttgatTCCAAGTCCCCCCACTACCTTTGGGGTGCAAACTTTTTCCCATGCAACCAGGCAGCACGCTCCAGAGGCTTTGTCCTCCCCAGTCCACAGAAAGGAACGTCGCCTGCGATCAATTTGTGCGACAACTCCCAATGGAAGAGAGATTGCAGACATGATATAAATGAGGTGGCTGTCCAAAACAGAGTTGACCAGGACAGCTCTTCCCATGGGCGTTAGGAGGGAGGCTTGCCAACCTGCTAGATATTTGTCAGTTTTTGCAATCTGGGGTGTGAATGCTGATAGGTGTAGTTTCGTGCTGGACAGAGGTAGGCCTAGATAAGTCTGTGGGAAACCTTCAAGTTTGCATCCAAGAATATTAAGCATGTCTGAGAGTTGGGTGTTGTCCACGTTTATGGGCACTGCAGTACTTTTATGGAAGTTGATCTTTAGCCCTGTAGCCTCTGAGAAAGCATCAAGAACTGATTTTAGAGCTGTGATGTCTGCAATGTTGGCACGCAGGAGAATAAGGGTATCATCCGCATACTGTAAGACTGGGCAGGGGCTATCACCCACAACCTTTTCCTCCTGGTTGCTGACGTTCTTCAGTACAGGTTTTCAAACACAACAACAGGAGAAAAGGTCGTTTCTCAGGTGGCCGATATAATCTCCTTGTGCAGTATGTATATCATTGTCAGCTGAGTACTAAGACTTCACCCTTAGTTACTTGAGCaaacttttattttgctttcatgCAATTATAGGCAGCACATAGATGATTGGCGAGAATAATTATGAATCCCCAGCTCCTGATAGATTGGTTGTGGAATTAGCAAATGCAAATATTTCTGGAAAAAAATAACAGGtacgggctagtttgggaaccctattttcccaagggatttccattttctcaagagaaattagttcatttttccttagaaaaataggaatcccttggaaaaatggagttcccaaactagccctaaaattaAGTTATGTTGAAGCCTGCAATGTACACAACACTGGATATTAGGCAGTCTGGCAGTGTGCATATGATATGACTGTACACTATATACTACATCAAACATTCCAGCAATTCAGACTAGTGTTAGTTCGTAAAGTTGTAGGATGTTGGTTGTTGAAAGAAGAAAAAACATATTAAAGTACATTAAATTTTGTTTAGAAAATAATATTGTCCCATGGAAGGACTCTGCCTGGCAGCCAGAGAAGCAATGTGAAGTTCTTTTGACAATACTTAGCCAACCAATTTGGAAGCAAATATCTATAATTCATCACTAAAGCCTACCCGCAATGCATGATGTCATGCACAGTCAGCTAGGCCTTATGGACCGGGTCGGTAGTATGAGAGGCCCATTAGGGTAGATAAGATTAGTCATCTTGCTTATGAGTCAAGCAAACCTATTTTATAAGGAGACATGTATCAATCAAGGCAAGGAAGAAGAATATCATCTATTAGCGGCAGTGCCCTTCTATCCCTGCCCTTGTGGTCTGGCTCTCCATGTGCCAGGTTGGTAGTATAAGGCGCCCATTAGGCCTTAGGGTTAGTCAATTGCCCATGACACGTGTGATGAGGCTCTACTGTGCTTATCTGGCATTATTGTGGATGTAAAATAAGCACATCAACAAATTAAATAGCCAGTCTATGGAAAATGTGAGTATACAAAAGATTTCATGGTTATTGAGAAGTATAACAAAGATCGGTCACTAAGATTAGTAGAACTCTTAGTGCAGATCAGCGGAATATCTCTGGATTCCATGGTTCCCTAAGCATGCATCGGAACTTATCGTTTCTCTGAAACATCTACAGAGAACAAAATAAATATAAACATGACTGAACTGTCTGGTACCAAATAGCACCTACTCCAGCAGCCTATGAATATCAAGGATTTGGTGACAGAATTAGAAATGAGTTACTCATAATTATTTCTCTGGGTAGTGATAACAGGAGACAAAGCTTACTATCTTGCATTTCAGTCTTCGCGATTTTAAAGATATTATCATGTTGCATGACTGCCATGGCCTTGTGGTTTGTGTTCAAGCTCCAACTCCTTATATCTTACCTCTAGCTCCAAACGTTTATTCTCAATCTTCATTTGTTCATTTTCCAACCTCATCTTCTCTAGCTCTCTGTCCTTCTTCTTACTAAATGCCTCCCACTTGAGACGTTGTTTTGCAAGCTCCAATGCCTCAACTTCAATTTCCATACGCTGTTTCTCAATCTCCGCAGACTGTGTAGCCAAGTCTTTTTGAACCGAAGCCAAGTTAGTTCCATCTGGAGAAGCTTTGTTGATGTCCACTGCAATGCTATGGGGATCAGATCTCCAGCTACAGTCATGTGAGCTGGAAGAGTTGCCGAAACCTACATCCTCCATATCCGCCGGCATGTACCGCAATCTTTTACGCGTGAGTAGGGTCCCCTTATTGGCATGCGTGATGGGATGCtcatcatcattctcttcttcataaTCAGTGTCTGCACTTTGATCATCTTCATCAGCATCTCCACTTGCTCGCTTCCTTGCATCATGCTCATCCTTACACTTAAGAGCAAGCTGCAACGATCGCTGAAGTGCAGGATCTTCAGGTAAACTGAACCAATTATTGTTGTGGTAGGAGCACATCTCTTCATAGAACAAGTGCTTAGAGCTCAATATCTTCCTCGCGGCATCTTTCATCTTATCTGAGAGATTAGCCATGCCATCCAGAAGTTCCGGGTTCGCCACAACTCTGCAAGTAGTACCCCGACCAAGGATATCTGTAAGCCTTTTATACCTCTTATTTAGGTCATTGAACTTATCCTCACACTGCTGCGGCGACACGAGGCAGCCTCGCTCGCCCATGACTTTTGATATGGCCTTCCACTTGCCTTTCTTCTGCATCATTGCACAGCTTCTCCTACCACCTCCTAAATCAGCTCCTGGGTCTTCCCCAGTGTAGGATGCTGCAGTAATCAAAAGCCTAACCATCGAATCAGTCCACTTCATCCGATGCCATGTGGAACCCTTCTTTCCCTTGCCGATCTGGCTATCAGTGGCATCCTCATGCACACCATGCTCCTCATCATCGCTCATGCTATTCGTTGCATGCTGCTTGTGATGGTGAGGATGATGGTGGTGATTGACCTTGCCGTGCTCTCCAAATTGGAATTCAGGTAGCTGGTCGGAATCTGTAACCTGGTTCAGACAAATGGGGAAATTGCCAGGCACCTGAGAGTGGTTGAAAGCCTGGTTTCCAGAGCTTGGTGCAGGCATTTGCATATGTTTATGATGCTGCAAGTCCACATTACTGTAAGGTGTTCCTTGCATCAAGCTTCCAGAGGGTAGGTTATTTCCTTCCATCGTGCCTCCCTCGAAAAGATCATGCGGTTACTAATACTCCCTCAAAAGGGTCATGACTCCGTTGCCTCTTTAATTATACCCTGTACAAGCAAACGGGGATTGGAACTTGGAAGCGCTCCTAATTTGCCTTTGCAGCCCCACCGGAGAAAATATTTCAGGCGCAGTGTTGAGCAGACTGCACATACGAGATATCCAACAAGAGTACAAATTACTCCATGAATTCAGAGAATCATTCTAATCGAGATCATTCAATTATGCTTCGAGATTTAAACGAATCGCCATTGAATTAGTAGTCTATCAGAGGCACCTATTTAAGGCACCAAGCAATGCAGTCGCAGCACAACACAAACCATGGGCACAGTTCCACCACGGAGCACGGACCATTAGCAAACGTAGCAGCCTACTAGCCAGTCAAATACTATCGGCGGCGCCATAATACATGTATGTACTTGTAATTAGATGAGATCCGAATGCAGATTAGCTTACATCAGGATTTGGGGGTGCTCGGTTTGGCGCTTGTCGAGTCCACGCCCAAACGTGGGACCGGACCTCCACTCCAGTACTACAGTGCAACAACCAGGGAGGAGGGCCGCGGCCGCGGCGGCTGTGGGCGAAGGAGCGGAGGATCTGGCGGCGGAAGGAGAGACCGGCGGGGTGGCCTTGCGTAGTTGCGTGCTCGTACGGGGAGCGTGCCACCGGCCGGCCAGGTCAAAACCAGCTCCCAAAGGTGACTGGTCCCAAGGAGGAGTTGTTTTTCAACAAGGCGTTTGGGTCAGCTTCACGTGAAGCTGAAGCTGGAGAGGCACTAAAGAAGTAAAGAGAGAAATTTTGGAACTACTGCTATCTTGCAGCAAGTCAGTCTGATTACAGTTATAGTCCATTCTAAGATAGGAGATATAAACAGTTAAATCAATGTACGAACAAAATCATTCTCAACCGTTATCATTTTTTTTTGAAACTTCTCAACCATTATAATTCGAACCCATTACTACATCTATCATGGTGTAGACTCTTTATTTTTCTCTGATTAATGTGGCAATTTTAGAGCTTAAGGATTAATGTTACAGCATCTTTTATTGGCCAATTAGTACTAAGATAATAAATAACaagtttttttttgcaaaatgAGAAATATCCCAAGTTTATTTCCCTTCCTTGGGCATCAAAAGTTTCAAGCATCATACGTGTACATATTTGTTTTTCTACCACCTCCAGGTCACAAATGCCCAAGTCCTTAcatatatatatgatatgatataAACTACTATATTCTCATGGGATAGCTAAAAGTTTTCTGAAGAGTTATATTTTAGTTTGAGGGACAGCTAAACAGATGTCACACTGATGTAGGTGACCCCTCCACTGATAGCATTGAGTAGATTTTGGTGTTGGTGGCTCCTCCTGTGATAGCATCGAGTAGTCTTGGCACCGGAGGCATGTGGAGCTCAGAAACACCCTCAAGAAACTGCACCACCTCGGTCATGGTCGGTCGATCAAACTCGCTATCTTGAATGCACCAGCATGCAACTTTGCAAACTCTTTCAACTTCCTCAAGATTTACATTACCATGCAAACTTGCGTCCACCAGGCTGCCAATGTCTCCGCTCAGAAGCTTGCGTGCAACTTGCACTGGGAAAAATGCTGAATAATCACCATCCTTGGAGTATTCTTGGCTCGAATTCCTCCTCCCTGATACTATTTCAAATAAGACCGATCCATAGCTGTAAACGTCCACTTTAGATGTGACAGCTTCTCCGCTGATCCATTCAGGCGCAAGATATCCAATAGTTCCTCTCATCGTAGTTATCGCGTCACTAAATTCTCTCCCCAACACCTTTGCCATTCCAAAATCTGCAATTTTTGGTAcaaaagacgcatcaaggagtatGTTCTCTGGCTTGATGTCGCAGTGTATAATGCAATCCCGACAACCAGTGTGCAAGTAGGCCAGGCCTCTGGCAACTCCAATCGCTATTTGGTACCTGAGATTCCATTCCAAGACCGTATCACTGCCGACCTTGAATAAATGCGCGTCTAGGGAGTGGTTTGGCATGTATTCATAAACCAGTAACCTCTGATCACCTTGGCAACAGAACCCGATCAGTTTGACTAAATTGATGTGCTGGATGATTCCAACCGAGCTCACTTCTGCTCTGAATTGCTTCTCACCTTGATTGGCGCCATCGAGCCTTTTCACTGCCAGGGCAAGTGAGTCACTTAGGTACCCCTTGAATACGGAACCGAAACTGCCTCCCCCTAACTTTTCAGAGAAGTTCTTGGTTGCATGCTGCAAATCGACATATCTGAACGTAGTGATCCCAATGCCAACTTGAGCATCTCCCACGGTGCGGGTAAACAGCTTCCCTTTTCTCCTCCAAGTCATCATCAGACCAAGGATCATCAGGGCAGCAACAGCTGCAGCGCTTGCGCCAATAATGGCAGCACCAAAGCGAAAAATTCTACTATTCTTCCTCGGCACCCCTGGCACCTCTTTAGCAGCAAGGCGTAGGTAAAGTGTTTCCCCATTTCCATCAGGTTGTTGCTTCTTCACATTGGTCAATTTGCCATGCCAGACAGAGCAGCCTCCTTCCCCATAGGAATATCCAGTGCACGAGCAGTTACCCAAGCAAGCCCGTGAGCAGTCATCCTCATCACTTGTTGCAGCCTGCATTTTCATTGCGTCCTGGGGCAACATGACATTTTGCGGAGCGTAGAACTTATCTGTGTTGCGGCTCCTTCCACAGTGCAATGGAGTATTCCTCGTGCACCCGTCTCTCCGGTCTCCCAGCTCCCAGTCCCTGGGTGAGCTTACGGAGAAACCCTTCATGCAGTTGCAGATTGGGCCCTCGTTCTCACCCTCATCACAGACTGTGAATGGTCCGCACGTTGCGTAGGCATCGCACTGGAGTACAGGCTGCTTGTACATTACCACCCAGTCCTTGTCAATCCACAGACTCACCATGCCTTGGCCATCGACACCTAGCTGCGAGAGCACGATCGCCGTCTCATCCTGCAGATTCCATGTGAAGTACACCTCTTTATCGTTGTTGACATACTCGAAAGTTGTGATACTGACGGTGTTGCCTATCATCTCCGGCGCCGAGCTGAAGTACTGGCCGTTCCACAGCCCGGTGGACTCGATTTCTACTGTCGAGTTCCACACGAGATGACCAACCCCATTCTTTTGTATCTCCCCAGTGTACAGGCCAGGGGCCTGATCTATCAGGTTCTTCCTCGAAACAAGGCGGCGGTTCAGACCGGTTACCTTGTCCCAGCCAATCTTTGCTCCGGCGAAGAAGGTGTCGGTCGGGTAGTCGAAGCTCTGCCAGAAGACGGTGGACGAGTTGGAGGAGCTCCGGAGGACGAGGTTGCCGTTGTTCTGGAGCACGGCGACGGTgtcgttggtggtggtgttggcaTGGGTAGACCAGATGACGGACCTGGTGGCCTGGTCCAGGATGACCAAGTTCCCGTCGCCGGCGATGGCGAGCTCCGGTGAGGCGGGGTCCATGACCGGGCTCTCGCCGTTGGCGCTCCAGAGCGGAGTTAGCTTGGGGACCTTGTTGAACCAGATGCCGAGGTAAGTGTATGGGTTGGTGGCGTAGTTGAAGGACTTGCTGTCCATCCTGAAGAAGCCCAGCGCGAACTTGCTGTTGTTGGAGACGAGCCTGCTGCTGCCGGCGAGGCCATTGCCAGGGGACACCGTGTCCGTGGCGGTGGCTGAGTTGGACGGCGCGTGCAGGGAGAGGAGTCCAAGAAGGATGACCTGAAGGAGAAGCATGGTGAACCAATTGCAGGATCAGAGTGCCTTAGCGCATTATAGATGATCATATATAGCGCATTATATAGCGCATTAGCGTTGTCCGCTTCCCACTCCCACTCGGTCCAAGAACAAACGTAAGGTCGTATCGTGAGGTGGGTGCCTGCCAAACCTCTGCTAGCAGGTAGCCATAGATGATCATATATAGCGCATTAGTGCTGTCTGCTTTCCACTCCCACCGGAGATATACCATCGATCCTTGTGGCCTTTTCACACCCAACAACAAAAATATGGACCAGATTTTTTAAAATTCCATACTTTTTTTATCTCTCGAATACCATCAGAATTTAAAATCCTTCAATATCATCTAAACTTGTACCAATCTCTTCAATGCCATCAGAATTTATAACTTTCCTTCAATACcatcaaatttaaattttaatGTCTTGAATGACATTACCGTTAGTTTGAAGCTAACACCATTAGTTCTATTTAAAGCAAATTTATCCAATGTCATCAAAATCTATACCGATCCCTTCAATATCACTAGAAATTGGTTCGATCTATTTGTGTTTTTTAAaaattccagaataaaaaaatataaacaaCACAATATAAGCTGTTCTAACCAAACACGAAACAACGCAATCTATTTCGTGAATGGGTCAATGGATAACGGAAAAAAAATGACCAAACCAAACAGCACCTGAAAGTAAGTGGTTACTGGCTACCTATAAAAAGAAAAGTAGAGGCCTGATTTGGGCAGTACTGTTGAGATGTTCTTTCTGTAAAAGTCCTGGATAATGATAAGCACGCCAAGATCTGAACCCATATTAAACTACTATTTCTTTTAATTTTTTCAACTAAAAAAGAACGGGTGGCTTGACTAGGCATGTGCCTGGCCCAAAAACAAAGGCCCAACTTCGCTCATTCAGGCACTGGAATTTAGCCCTCGCTACCAAAAAAATTCCAAACTCTTAACCCACAAATGCTCAGATCTAGAGCCTATTTAGAGATGCTCAAAAAAAAAAGTGGAAAGTTTGTAAGTACCTGTGTTCTCACAACTCTACTTTTTCTTCCTAGAGCGGAGTTTGTGATTGTGAAACTACACCTGTTTGGCGAAAAAACATGGAACAAAGTTGAACAATAGTGAAGTTCACAACAGGATAGAGCAAACTCAGGGCAGAGTTAGATTATGCTACAACCACTCACCAATGTCTGGTAGTTCCGTAGTTGTACCCAAAAATAAGTCACTCGAACATCTCCAGCAAGATAATTTCTTAACATTTTTTTAATAACTGATAATCTGCTAAAGTTGTTCTTTTCTACTATGAACAGCAGAACCACTGAGATTACAATTTCGGATCACCAGTAGTCATTGCAAGAACATGACCCCAGCTTGAAATGGTGGAACCTGTTCAGATCCCTGACCACGAACTCGCTCTCAACAATGGCGCTGATGAGCTTGAACACCTCATGGCAATCACTGCACATCCTCAGGTTCTTCATCACCCTGATGGTCATCCCATTCGGGACAACTAGCAAACCAAACGCTAAAGCAAGAATCTCACTGTGCACACCAACCATCACACCTTtcccttcctcctcatcttcatgTGCATCGGATACTCTAGCACTCCCTAATCTCCCCCTGTAACCTCTCTCCCTCATCTTACTCTCCAATTCATCTAGCAACATCAGAACTTTATCTGCCCACGCACCAGCGCATGATACTGCACCAGCATAGAACACATGGGGGGTATCCTTTACTTCAATCCAGCTGCACCCGGGATCCTTCCGTATGCCACGCAGCCTCATGCTTGATCGCACAGCGGCAGCATTATCGATCTGACCGGCTGAAATATATGCATTTGACATCACTACCAGCCCAGCTGCTACATCCTGCTGGTTATTGAACTCATAAACCCTCTGGCCAGCCATGGTTGCTAGGTCTAGGCGCTTATGTGTCCGGCAAGCTGACAGCAAGGAGTTCCACAGCAAGAGGGCATCGTTGCCTTCAAGCTGCGCCTCCTTGGCCAGCTCGAATGCCTCCTCGAGCCGCCCTGCCCGGCCCAGCATGTCAACCGCAGATGTGTAGTGGCTGGGGCACGGAGCAACGCCGTATCTGCTCTGCATGGAGCGGAGGAGCTGAAGGCCAGTGTCAACAAGGCCAGAATGGCTGCAAGCATGCATGACACCGAGCAAAGTGACATCATTTGGCTGCACACCTTGATCTACCATCTCGTTGAACAAAGTAAGCGCGCACGTCCAGCGGCCGTACTTTGCTGCAGCGACAATGATGGAGGTGTAAGTGACGACGGATGGTTGCTCGATCCTGTCAAACACCTTTCTTGAGTACTCGTAGCGCCCGCACTTGGAGTACATGTCGACCAAAGCCACCGAAATCACGTCATTGTTTCCATACCCAAGCCGAAGGACAGCGCCATGGACGCACCTACCGATGCCCAGACGTGCCATGCCTGCGCACGCGCTCACCACGCTCGCCAGCATGAAGTGGTTGGGCGCCATGCCACCGCCACACGTCCTGAGCTCCGCGAAGAGCTCGACCGCCTCGTTCCCGAGCGCGTTCTGCACGTACACGGCCAGCATAGCGCCCCACGACACAGCGTTCCTCGCTGGCGCAGCCATGGCGTCGAACACCGCGCGCGCGTCCTCGACGCTGCCGGACTTGCCGTACATGTCGACGAGCGCAGTGGCGACGACTGTGTCGCGTGCGCACCCAGCGATCTCCGCTTGGGCGTGCACCTGCCGGCCGAGTTCTGCGTCCGCGAGGCGCGCGCACGTGCAGGCGGCCGTCGAGAAGGTGACCGCGTTAGGCCGCACGCCGCTGCACCCCATGGCGCGGAGGAGGGACACGGCGTCCCGGGGCCGGGCGGCAGCGGCGTACCCGGACATGAGCGTCGTCCAGGAGACGACGTCCCGGTCCCGCATTCCGTCGAACAGGTCGCGGGCGCGACCAATCGCGCCGCAGCGACAGTAGGCGGCGAGGAGATGATTGGAGGAGGAGAGGGGGGTCGCGATGCCGGCCTTGACAAGCTTAGCG harbors:
- the LOC100274707 gene encoding uncharacterized protein isoform X1, which translates into the protein MEGNNLPSGSLMQGTPYSNVDLQHHKHMQMPAPSSGNQAFNHSQVPGNFPICLNQVTDSDQLPEFQFGEHGKVNHHHHPHHHKQHATNSMSDDEEHGVHEDATDSQIGKGKKGSTWHRMKWTDSMVRLLITAASYTGEDPGADLGGGRRSCAMMQKKGKWKAISKVMGERGCLVSPQQCEDKFNDLNKRYKRLTDILGRGTTCRVVANPELLDGMANLSDKMKDAARKILSSKHLFYEEMCSYHNNNWFSLPEDPALQRSLQLALKCKDEHDARKRASGDADEDDQSADTDYEEENDDEHPITHANKGTLLTRKRLRYMPADMEDVGFGNSSSSHDCSWRSDPHSIAVDINKASPDGTNLASVQKDLATQSAEIEKQRMEIEVEALELAKQRLKWEAFSKKKDRELEKMRLENEQMKIENKRLELEVRYKELELEHKPQGHGSHAT
- the LOC100274707 gene encoding uncharacterized protein LOC100274707 (The RefSeq protein has 7 substitutions compared to this genomic sequence); amino-acid sequence: MEGNNLPSGSLMQGTPYSNVDLQHHKHMQMPAPSSGNQAFNHSQMPGNFPICLNQVTDSDQLPEFQFGEHGKVSHHHHPHHHKQHATNSMSDDEEHGVHEDATDSQIGKGKKGSAWHRMKWTDSMVRLLITAASYTGEDPGADLGGGRRSCAMMQKKGKWKAISKVMGERGCLVSPQQCEDKFNDLNKRYKRLTDILGRGTTCRVVANPELLDGMANLSDKMKDDARKILSSKHLFYEEMCSYHNNNRFSLPEDPALQRSLQLALKCKDEHDARKRASGDADEDDQSADTDNEEENDDEHPITHANKGTLLTRKRLRYMPADMEDVGFGNSSSSHDCSWRSDPHSIAVDINKASPDGTNLASVQKDLATQSAEIEKQRMEIEVQALELAKQRLKWEAFSKKKDRELEKMRLENEQMKIENKRLELEVRYKELELEHKPQGHGSHAT
- the LOC100280005 gene encoding Pentatricopeptide repeat-containing protein At4g15720; the encoded protein is MAPPSSLAAALKPVLIHLLRGGSDLASVAATHAKLVKAGIATPLSSSNHLLAAYCRCGAIGRARDLFDGMRDRDVVSWTTLMSGYAAAARPRDAVSLLRAMGCSGVRPNAVTFSTAACTCARLADAELGRQVHAQAEIAGCARDTVVATALVDMYGKSGSVEDARAVFDAMAAPARNAVSWGAMLAVYVQNALGNEAVELFAELRTCGGGMAPNHFMLASVVSACAGMARLGIGRCVHGAVLRLGYGNNDVISVALVDMYSKCGRYEYSRKVFDRIEQPSVVTYTSIIVAAAKYGRWTCALTLFNEMVDQGVQPNDVTLLGVMHACSHSGLVDTGLQLLRSMQSRYGVAPCPSHYTSAVDMLGRAGRLEEAFELAKEAQLEGNDALLLWNSLLSACRTHKRLDLATMAGQRVYEFNNQQDVAAGLVVMSNAYISAGQIDNAAAVRSSMRLRGIRKDPGCSWIEVKDTPHVFYAGAVSCAGAWADKVLMLLDELESKMRERGYRGRLGSARVSDAHEDEEEGKGVMVGVHSEILALAFGLLVVPNGMTIRVMKNLRMCSDCHEVFKLISAIVESEFVVRDLNRFHHFKLGSCSCNDYW